The Macadamia integrifolia cultivar HAES 741 unplaced genomic scaffold, SCU_Mint_v3 scaffold3539, whole genome shotgun sequence genome includes a region encoding these proteins:
- the LOC122068196 gene encoding proteasome subunit alpha type-2-like: MGDSQYSFSLTTFSPSGKLVQIEYALMAVGSGQTSLGIKAANGVVIATEKKLPSILVDEISVQKIQLLTPNIGVVYRLISILLATN; encoded by the exons ATGGGAGATAGCCAGTACTCGTTTTCTCTCACCACTTTCAG TCCTTCTGGGAAGCTCGTTCAGATCGAATATGCCTTAATGGCCGTCGGTTCTGGCCAGACATCTCTAGGGATTAAAG CTGCAAATGGTGTTGTTATTGCTACAGAGAAGAAATTACCATCGATCTTAGTAGATGAAATATct GTTCAAAAGATTCAGCTTTTGACCCCAAATATTGGAGTTGTTTACAGGTTGATTTCTATACTCCTTGCCACTAATTAA